A single window of Archangium gephyra DNA harbors:
- a CDS encoding response regulator yields MSTILLVDDEPELLDLYTEVLELMDHRVLRAHDGREALEIAHARRPDLVVTDWQMPRMSGVELCQRLVQDEDLRDVPIIMHSAATDPHAPGVTAFLSKCSELSEFEEVVNRALTDSGVYPQGPPSHSPYLEWEHEHACSMGQ; encoded by the coding sequence ATGAGTACCATTCTTCTCGTTGATGACGAACCCGAGCTCCTCGACCTTTACACGGAAGTGTTGGAGCTGATGGACCATCGCGTGCTGCGTGCACATGATGGAAGAGAGGCCCTGGAGATCGCCCACGCGCGGCGGCCGGACCTCGTGGTGACGGACTGGCAGATGCCCCGGATGAGCGGGGTGGAGTTGTGCCAGCGGCTCGTGCAGGACGAGGACCTGCGCGACGTTCCCATCATCATGCACAGCGCCGCGACGGACCCGCACGCGCCCGGGGTGACGGCGTTCCTCTCCAAGTGCTCGGAGCTGAGCGAGTTTGAAGAGGTGGTCAACCGGGCACTCACGGATTCGGGCGTGTACCCGCAGGGGCCGCCGTCACACAGCCCCTACCTGGAGTGGGAGCACGAGCACGCGTGCTCCATGGGCCAGTGA
- a CDS encoding RNA polymerase sigma factor, whose product MPRIFAGDSREFADLIAPHRALLLGLAHKLCRNGGVEPEDLMQDTLERALVHFESLRGWSDGTRRAWLCTTLQRRFLDHCRRQRTESNEGPALEWVQAPVLVREPRQWHSWERVSEEELHEAIACLRSPLREAFELHTAGVRYKDIARRLGTTPGTVGFWLHQARLELRGLLRPLATERAEELAA is encoded by the coding sequence ATGCCACGCATCTTCGCTGGAGACAGTCGGGAGTTCGCGGACCTCATCGCGCCGCACAGGGCCCTGTTGCTGGGACTCGCGCACAAGCTCTGCCGCAACGGCGGAGTGGAGCCCGAGGACCTGATGCAAGACACGCTGGAGCGCGCGCTGGTGCACTTCGAGTCCTTGCGCGGCTGGAGCGACGGCACGCGCCGCGCGTGGTTGTGTACCACGCTCCAGCGGCGCTTCCTGGACCACTGCCGGCGCCAGCGCACCGAGAGCAACGAGGGGCCCGCGCTGGAGTGGGTGCAAGCGCCCGTGCTCGTGCGCGAGCCGCGCCAGTGGCACTCCTGGGAGCGCGTCTCCGAGGAGGAGCTGCACGAGGCCATCGCATGTCTGCGCTCCCCGCTGCGGGAGGCCTTCGAGCTACACACGGCGGGCGTGCGCTACAAGGACATCGCGCGGCGGCTCGGCACCACGCCAGGGACGGTGGGCTTCTGGCTGCACCAGGCCCGGCTCGAGCTCAGAGGCCTCTTGCGGCCGCTCGCCACGGAGCGCGCGGAAGAGCTCGCGGCCTGA
- a CDS encoding DoxX family protein, with protein MRQTNSVVPFSPPSRSAGSRQSWRPRLVRTLAAHPKRDYWLERVPETPGRYQVRGVTGVIFMLFGLMKAFDFTLPVLVGAPGLHVNTGVEGFARLISEIGMPFPLFNAAMVIAMEVVLGLGLILSAWLPATRLITRLCALPLAGNMMVALLVGIRQVQGNPVVIDGHAIMNQFWRLPLELGLLAGMLYLLWRPAARAAPRLVPVPVREG; from the coding sequence ATGCGTCAGACGAACTCCGTTGTCCCGTTCTCCCCCCCCTCCCGCTCCGCCGGGAGCCGCCAGAGCTGGCGCCCGCGCCTCGTGCGCACGCTGGCGGCGCACCCCAAGCGCGACTACTGGCTCGAGCGCGTCCCCGAGACTCCCGGCCGCTACCAGGTGCGCGGCGTGACGGGCGTCATCTTCATGCTCTTCGGGCTGATGAAGGCCTTCGACTTCACCCTGCCCGTGCTCGTGGGCGCGCCGGGGCTGCACGTGAACACGGGCGTGGAGGGCTTCGCGCGGTTGATCTCGGAGATTGGCATGCCCTTCCCGCTGTTCAACGCGGCGATGGTCATCGCCATGGAGGTGGTGCTCGGCCTGGGGCTCATCCTCAGCGCGTGGCTGCCGGCGACGCGGCTCATCACCCGCCTGTGCGCCCTGCCTCTGGCGGGGAACATGATGGTGGCGCTGCTGGTGGGCATCCGCCAGGTGCAGGGCAACCCGGTGGTCATCGACGGGCACGCCATCATGAACCAGTTCTGGCGGCTGCCGCTGGAGCTGGGCCTGCTGGCCGGCATGCTCTACCTGCTGTGGCGGCCCGCGGCCCGGGCGGCCCCGAGGCTGGTGCCCGTGCCCGTGCGTGAGGGCTGA